A single Fusarium oxysporum Fo47 chromosome IV, complete sequence DNA region contains:
- a CDS encoding Alpha/Beta hydrolase protein, whose product MAAKSTIKVPHLGGIDAGYRVSGSGIDSSKPTLVLVNSMCTASSLFEAQFSAQELTDKVNLLAIEPLGHGATSSKSEHFTYWDSAIMNLQVMEALGVDKAFALGTSAGGWIVVRMALLAPEKILGVLPLGTSMDYESAESREKGCWDPKTQLGPFYENWHSTTPTPDFVVDDVWRGLVSSVGFGSNPSPETLAFWDETLKQVYRGDEGRKKLRIAVVNLFERDGLLLRLRDVECPVYWLQGTADPVFGTTVPAEHIKLFTSSPEATLEFVEGGGHYLSATNPKEINEAILKMVNKYA is encoded by the exons ATGGCTGCCAAATCTACTATCAAGGTTCCCCACCTCGGAGGCATCGATGCCGGCTATCGTGTCTCGGGCTCTGGAATCGACTCTAGCAAACCTACCCTTGTGCTCGTCAACTCCATGTGCACCGCATCATCTCTCTTTGAAGCACAGTTCTCTGCTCAAGAACTCACTGACAAGGTCAACCTTCTCGCCATTGAACCCCTCGGCCATGGCGCCACAAGCTCAAAGTCAGAGCACTTCACCTACTGGGACTCAGCCATCATGAACCTCCAGGTCATGGAAGCTCTTGGCGTTGACAAGGCTTTTGCCCTGGGAACAAGCGCTGGCGGCTGGATCGTCGTTCGCATGGCTCTTCTAGCCCCTGAAAAG ATCCTCGGCGTTCTCCCACTTGGCACGTCCATGGACTACGAGTCCGCCGAGTCTCGCGAGAAAGGCTGCTGGGACCCCAAGACGCAGCTCGGTCCCTTCTACGAGAACTGGCACAGCACTACGCCCACGCCTGACTTTGTCGTCGATGACGTTTGGCGTGGTCTCGTTTCGTCGGTAGGCTTCGGAAGCAACCCATCTCCTGAAACGCTCGCGTTCTGGGACGAGACGCTCAAGCAGGTTTATCGCGGAGACGAGGGCCGAAAGAAGCTGCGGATCGCCGTTGTCAACCTCTTTGAGAGGGATGGTCTGCTTCTCCGCTTGCGAGACGTCGAGTGCCCCGTTTACTGGCTTCAG GGCACTGCCGATCCTGTGTTTGGTACGACTGTTCCTGCTGAGCAtatcaagctcttcactTCAAGCCCTGAGGCTACGCTTGAGTTTGTCGAGGGTGGCGGCCATTACCTGAGCGCTACTAACCCCAAGGAGATTAACGAGGCCATTCTCAAGATGGTGAACAAGTATGCTTAA